In Pseudomonas sp. GCEP-101, one DNA window encodes the following:
- a CDS encoding RidA family protein, giving the protein MPTHTRIRMFNTKDTYPNQSLDNDLCQAVRAGNTVYVRGQVGTDFEGNLVGLGDPRAQAEQAMKNVKQLLEEAGSDLSHIVKTTTYLIDPRYREPVYQEVGKWLKGVFPISTGLVVSALGQPQWLMEIDVIAVIPD; this is encoded by the coding sequence ATGCCTACCCACACTCGCATCCGCATGTTCAACACCAAGGACACCTACCCGAACCAGTCCCTGGACAACGACCTCTGCCAGGCCGTGCGCGCCGGCAACACCGTGTACGTGCGCGGCCAGGTCGGCACCGACTTCGAAGGCAACCTGGTGGGCCTCGGTGACCCGCGTGCCCAGGCCGAACAGGCGATGAAGAACGTCAAGCAACTGCTGGAAGAAGCCGGCAGCGACCTGTCGCACATCGTCAAGACCACCACCTACCTGATCGACCCGCGCTACCGCGAGCCGGTGTACCAGGAAGTGGGCAAGTGGCTGAAGGGCGTGTTCCCGATCTCCACCGGCCTGGTGGTCTCGGCCCTCGGCCAGCCGCAGTGGTTGATGGAAATCGACGTCATCGCGGTCATTCCGGACTGA